In the Girardinichthys multiradiatus isolate DD_20200921_A chromosome 4, DD_fGirMul_XY1, whole genome shotgun sequence genome, one interval contains:
- the dkk3a gene encoding dickkopf-related protein 3a, translated as MMRSILTVLALTAVCNGILPEIVESGINHIVEGPSELDRIVVQRLQEDPQQKPEDAFLQANNSVSPHHNDLPQSHPNETDKTNDESVHSLAGQATNITATVVPAIDLDNNINHGCITNDDCGKGRYCFSDTQKTKCQSCKDTDMSCSKDEECCGDQMCVWGQCSQNATKGEAGCTCQYQADCKPDLCCALHQALLFPVCSAKPIERERCFDVSNNLMELLSWDMQDNKPRKHCPCVGDLQCQHLGRGSMCLKAEDSSEEDLTDSLYSDIDYIL; from the exons atgatgCGATCTATCCTTACAGTTTTGGCGCTGACAGCAGTCTGCAATGGCATCCTGCCTGAGATAGTAGAGTCGGGAATCAATCACATCGTGGAGGGACCGTCGGAGCTGGACCGCATAGTTGTACAGCGACTGCAGGAGGATCCGCAGCAAAAGCCTGAGGATGCGTTTCTCCAG GCAAACAACAGTGTCAGCCCTCATCACAATGACCTTCCTCAGAGTCATCCCAATGAGACTGATAAAACTAATGATGAATCTGTGCACTCCTTAGCAGGACAG GCTACAAACATTACTGCCACAGTTGTCCCAGCCATTGACCTGGATAACAATATCAATCAT GGATGCATCACTAATGATGACTGTGGGAAAGGAAGGTATTGCTTCTCTGACACACAGAAGACAAAGTGTCAGTCATGTAAAGACACTGATATG TCTTGTTCTAAAGATGAGGAGTGCTGTGGTGACcagatgtgtgtgtggggtcagtgCAGCCAAAATGCTACCAAAGGAGAAGCTGGCTGCACTTGTCAATACCAGGCTGACTGTAAGCCAGATCTTTGCTGTGCTTTGCATCAAG CCCTGCTCTTCCCTGTCTGTTCAGCTAAGCCGATTGAACGTGAACGCTGCTTTGATGTCTCCAACAACCTGATGGAGCTTTTGTCCTGGGACATGCAGGATAATAAACCCAGGAAACACTGTCCATGTGTAGGAGATCTTCAGTGCCAGCACCTCGG GCGAGGGTCCATGTGCCTGAAAGCAGAGGACTCAAGTGAAGAGGATCTGACGGACTCTCTGTACTCAGACATTGACTACATTCTTTAG